One Romboutsia sp. 13368 genomic window carries:
- the trpS gene encoding tryptophan--tRNA ligase → MSEKKIIFSGAQPSGKMTLGNYLGAIQNWTKLQDEYDCFYSVVDLHAITVPQEAKNLRANTMQLLAQYLACGLDPEKNTIFIQSHVSAHAELMWILNTMTYMGELSRMTQFKDKSQKSEANLNAGLFTYPVLMAADILLYQTDLVPVGEDQKQHLELARDLAARFNNRYSPTFKIPEPYIPKEVGRVMSLQEPTKKMSKSDENENAFILLADDADTIRRKIKRSVTDSLGVISYNDDQPGIKNLLEIYSKLGNKSIEELVAMYEGKGYGIFKEDVAEVIVESLRPIREQYNDLLNNKDYLEKVYAIGADKAERQARKTLRKVYKKVGLIERKFL, encoded by the coding sequence CAAGATGAGTATGATTGTTTTTACAGTGTTGTTGATTTACATGCAATAACAGTACCACAAGAAGCTAAAAATTTAAGAGCAAATACTATGCAATTATTAGCTCAATACTTAGCTTGTGGATTAGACCCAGAAAAAAATACGATATTTATACAATCACATGTAAGTGCACATGCAGAGCTTATGTGGATATTAAATACAATGACTTATATGGGTGAGTTAAGTAGAATGACTCAATTTAAAGATAAATCACAAAAAAGTGAAGCAAACTTAAATGCAGGGTTATTTACTTATCCAGTACTTATGGCAGCAGATATACTTTTATATCAAACTGATTTAGTGCCAGTAGGAGAAGACCAAAAGCAACATTTAGAACTAGCTAGAGATTTAGCAGCTAGATTTAATAATAGATATTCACCTACATTTAAAATACCAGAACCATATATACCAAAAGAAGTAGGTAGAGTAATGAGTTTACAAGAACCTACTAAAAAAATGAGTAAGTCTGATGAAAATGAAAATGCATTTATACTTTTAGCAGATGATGCAGATACTATAAGAAGAAAAATAAAAAGAAGTGTTACAGATTCATTAGGAGTTATAAGCTACAATGATGATCAACCAGGAATAAAGAACTTATTAGAGATATATTCTAAATTAGGTAATAAATCTATAGAAGAATTAGTAGCTATGTATGAAGGCAAAGGATATGGAATATTCAAAGAAGATGTAGCAGAAGTTATAGTAGAGAGCTTAAGACCTATAAGAGAGCAGTATAATGACCTTTTAAATAATAAAGATTATTTAGAAAAAGTATATGCTATAGGTGCAGATAAGGCAGAAAGACAAGCTAGAAAAACTTTAAGAAAAGTTTATAAGAAAGTTGGATTAATAGAAAGAAAATTCTTATAA